From the Flavobacterium galactosidilyticum genome, one window contains:
- a CDS encoding citrate synthase, whose product MSKTAILEVDSEKFELPIVEGSENEIGIDISKLRDLSGMITLDPGYKNSGSCTSKITFLDGELGILRYRGYSIEDLAGKGHFLEVAYLVIFGELPTAVQLEQFEKDIRRYTLVNEEMKSIIDGFPKTAHPMGVLAALTSALTAFNPKSVNVDNEKEMYEAVCKTMAKFLVIATWTYRKSMGYPLNYYDNTKGYVENFMRLMFELPNEPYKPNPIVVDALDKLFILHADHEQNCSTSTVRMVGSSHAGLFASISAGVSALWGPLHGGANQAVLEMLEEIHRTGGDADKYLAKAKDKNDPFRLMGFGHRVYKNFDPRAKIIKKAADEVLSTLGVDDPILAIAKKLEASALVDEYFVSRKLYPNVDFYSGIIYRALGIPTDMFTVMFAIGRLPGWIAQWKEMRENKEPIGRPRQIYTGHPLRDFTPSDKR is encoded by the coding sequence ATGTCGAAAACAGCAATATTAGAGGTTGATAGTGAGAAATTTGAACTACCTATTGTAGAAGGCAGTGAAAACGAGATTGGTATCGACATTAGTAAATTACGAGATTTATCAGGAATGATAACACTCGATCCAGGTTACAAAAATTCAGGTTCATGTACTAGTAAAATCACTTTCTTAGATGGTGAACTTGGAATTCTACGTTACAGAGGTTATTCAATTGAAGATTTAGCTGGAAAAGGCCATTTTCTTGAAGTTGCTTATTTAGTTATTTTTGGAGAGTTACCAACAGCAGTTCAATTAGAACAATTTGAAAAAGATATCAGAAGATATACTTTAGTCAATGAAGAAATGAAGAGCATCATTGATGGTTTTCCAAAAACAGCTCATCCAATGGGTGTGTTAGCTGCGTTGACAAGTGCATTGACTGCTTTTAATCCAAAATCAGTTAATGTTGATAATGAAAAAGAAATGTACGAAGCTGTTTGTAAAACAATGGCTAAATTCTTAGTTATTGCAACATGGACGTACAGAAAAAGCATGGGTTATCCTCTAAATTATTATGATAATACAAAAGGATATGTAGAGAATTTTATGCGATTAATGTTTGAATTGCCTAACGAACCTTACAAACCAAACCCAATTGTTGTAGATGCTTTAGATAAATTATTTATTCTACATGCTGATCACGAGCAAAACTGTTCTACATCAACTGTTAGAATGGTAGGTTCCTCACATGCAGGTTTATTTGCTTCAATTTCAGCTGGTGTTTCAGCACTTTGGGGACCTTTACATGGAGGCGCTAACCAAGCAGTGCTTGAAATGTTAGAAGAAATTCACAGAACTGGTGGTGATGCAGATAAATATTTGGCTAAAGCCAAAGATAAAAATGATCCATTCCGTTTGATGGGATTTGGTCATAGAGTCTATAAAAACTTCGATCCAAGAGCCAAAATTATCAAAAAAGCAGCTGACGAAGTATTATCAACTTTAGGAGTAGATGATCCAATTCTTGCTATTGCTAAGAAATTAGAGGCATCAGCACTTGTAGATGAGTATTTTGTTTCTAGAAAATTATATCCAAACGTAGATTTCTATTCTGGAATTATTTACAGAGCATTAGGAATCCCTACTGATATGTTTACAGTGATGTTTGCAATTGGACGTTTACCAGGTTGGATCGCACAATGGAAAGAAATGCGTGAAAATAAAGAACCGATAGGAAGACCTAGACAAATTTACACAGGACATCCGCTACGCGATTTTACACCCTCAGATAAAAGATAA
- the eno gene encoding phosphopyruvate hydratase, with protein MSIIIKIHARQIFDSRGNPTIEVDVVTDNGVLGRAAVPSGASTGEHEAVELRDGGKAYLGKGVLNAVKNVNTLIAEELLGVSVFEQNLIDQMMIDLDGTANKSNLGANAILGVSLAVAKAAANELGLPLYRYVGGVSANTLPVPMMNIINGGSHSDAPIAFQEFMIFPVKATTFSQAMQMGTEIFHSLKKVLHDRGLSTAVGDEGGFAPNLPGGTEDALDTIKKAVENAGYTFGDEIMIALDCAAAEFYVDGKYDYSKFEGETGKVRSSAEQVDYLAELVAKYPIISIEDGMDENDWDGWKLLTEKIGDKVQLVGDDLFVTNVERLSTGIERGIANSILIKVNQIGTLTETIAAVNMAKNAGYTSVMSHRSGETEDNTIADLAVALNCGQIKTGSASRSDRMAKYNQLLRIEEELGDTAYFPGKNAFKIK; from the coding sequence ATGAGTATAATTATCAAAATTCACGCAAGACAAATTTTCGATTCTAGAGGAAATCCTACTATAGAAGTAGATGTAGTAACAGACAACGGTGTTTTAGGAAGAGCAGCAGTTCCATCTGGAGCTTCTACTGGTGAGCATGAAGCTGTTGAGTTGCGTGATGGAGGAAAAGCGTATCTTGGAAAAGGGGTTTTAAATGCGGTGAAGAATGTTAATACACTTATTGCTGAAGAACTTTTAGGAGTATCCGTTTTCGAACAAAATCTTATTGATCAAATGATGATTGATTTAGACGGAACTGCAAACAAATCTAATTTAGGTGCAAATGCAATTTTAGGTGTATCTCTTGCTGTCGCTAAAGCAGCTGCAAATGAGTTAGGATTACCTTTATACAGATATGTAGGTGGTGTTTCAGCGAACACGTTGCCAGTTCCTATGATGAATATCATCAATGGAGGATCACACTCTGATGCGCCTATTGCGTTTCAAGAATTTATGATTTTTCCAGTTAAAGCCACTACTTTTTCTCAAGCCATGCAAATGGGAACTGAAATTTTTCACAGTTTGAAAAAAGTATTGCACGATAGAGGTCTTTCTACAGCTGTAGGTGATGAAGGTGGTTTTGCACCAAATCTTCCTGGTGGAACTGAAGATGCTTTAGATACAATCAAAAAAGCAGTTGAAAACGCTGGATATACTTTTGGAGATGAAATTATGATTGCTTTAGACTGTGCAGCTGCAGAGTTTTATGTTGATGGTAAGTATGACTATTCTAAGTTTGAAGGTGAAACTGGAAAGGTAAGATCATCGGCGGAGCAAGTAGATTATTTAGCTGAATTAGTAGCTAAATATCCAATTATCTCTATCGAAGATGGGATGGATGAAAATGACTGGGATGGATGGAAATTATTAACTGAGAAAATTGGTGATAAAGTACAATTAGTTGGTGATGATTTATTCGTTACTAATGTAGAGCGTTTGTCAACTGGTATCGAAAGAGGAATTGCTAACTCTATCCTTATTAAAGTAAACCAAATTGGAACTTTGACAGAGACTATTGCAGCGGTGAATATGGCTAAAAATGCAGGATACACTTCTGTAATGTCTCACCGTTCAGGAGAAACTGAAGATAACACAATCGCTGATTTAGCCGTAGCATTAAACTGTGGCCAAATCAAAACAGGTTCAGCATCTCGTTCTGATCGTATGGCTAAATACAATCAATTATTGAGAATTGAAGAAGAATTAGGAGATACTGCTTATTTTCCAGGAAAAAACGCATTCAAAATAAAATAA
- the carA gene encoding glutamine-hydrolyzing carbamoyl-phosphate synthase small subunit codes for MKYTTRQSAILLLSDGTIFHGKSIGISGTTFGEVCFNTGMTGYQEIFTDPSYFGQLMVATNAHIGNYGVNDSEVESQSIKIAGLVCKNFSFNYSREDASGSLEDYFVKQNLICISDVDTRALVSYIRDNGAMNAVICTDGTSVENLKIALANVPDMKGLELASKVSTKEAYFYGDENATYKIAALDLGIKTNILRNLAKRDCYIKVFPYDATYQDLASFNPDGFFLSNGPGDPEPLSGAIQVAKEILENDKPLFGICLGHQVIGLANGISTYKMFNGHRGINHPVKNIINGKGEVTSQNHGFAVNKEELEANADLEITHLHLNDGTVAGMRMKNKNCFSVQYHPEASPGPHDSSYLFDQFIENIKR; via the coding sequence ATGAAATACACAACAAGACAAAGCGCTATACTTTTACTAAGTGATGGAACTATTTTTCACGGGAAATCTATTGGTATCAGTGGAACTACTTTTGGAGAAGTTTGTTTTAATACAGGAATGACCGGTTACCAAGAAATTTTTACTGACCCTTCGTATTTTGGGCAGTTAATGGTAGCTACTAATGCACATATCGGAAATTATGGTGTAAATGATTCGGAAGTAGAATCACAAAGCATCAAAATTGCTGGATTAGTTTGTAAGAATTTCAGCTTTAATTATTCTCGTGAAGATGCTTCTGGAAGTTTAGAAGATTATTTTGTAAAGCAAAATCTTATTTGTATCTCTGATGTAGATACAAGAGCATTGGTTAGTTATATTCGTGATAACGGAGCTATGAATGCAGTAATTTGCACAGATGGTACTTCTGTTGAGAATTTGAAAATCGCTTTAGCTAATGTTCCGGACATGAAAGGTTTAGAACTGGCTTCTAAAGTTTCTACTAAAGAGGCATACTTTTACGGAGATGAGAATGCTACATACAAAATAGCTGCACTTGATTTAGGAATAAAGACTAACATATTACGTAATTTAGCTAAAAGAGATTGTTATATCAAGGTATTTCCGTACGATGCTACGTATCAAGATCTAGCCTCTTTTAATCCTGATGGTTTCTTTTTATCGAATGGTCCTGGAGATCCAGAACCACTATCTGGTGCTATTCAAGTTGCTAAAGAGATATTGGAAAATGACAAACCTTTATTCGGAATCTGTCTTGGGCACCAAGTGATTGGTTTGGCTAACGGTATTTCGACTTATAAAATGTTCAACGGTCATAGAGGAATCAATCACCCTGTAAAAAACATAATTAATGGTAAAGGTGAAGTTACTTCTCAAAATCACGGTTTTGCTGTCAACAAAGAAGAACTAGAAGCTAATGCTGATCTAGAAATTACACATCTTCATCTTAATGACGGAACTGTTGCTGGAATGCGCATGAAAAATAAAAATTGCTTCTCTGTTCAATATCATCCTGAGGCGAGTCCCGGTCCACACGATTCTTCTTATTTATTCGATCAATTTATTGAAAATATTAAGCGATAA
- the rplQ gene encoding 50S ribosomal protein L17: MRHGKKFNHLSRQTAHRKSMLANMACSLIEHKRINTTVAKAKALKQFVEPLITKSKSDTTHNRRIVFAYLRSKYAVTDLFRDVAAKVGDRPGGYTRIIKVGNRLGDNADMAMIELVDFNELYNGGKKEVKKAKSRRGAKTKKADEATEAAAAETETTTDAAE, encoded by the coding sequence ATGAGACACGGAAAAAAATTCAACCACTTAAGCAGACAGACAGCGCATAGAAAATCTATGTTAGCTAATATGGCTTGTTCTCTTATCGAGCACAAACGTATTAACACTACTGTTGCTAAAGCGAAAGCGCTTAAACAATTTGTTGAGCCTTTAATAACAAAATCTAAATCTGATACGACTCACAATCGTCGTATCGTTTTTGCTTATTTACGTAGCAAATATGCGGTAACTGACTTGTTCAGAGACGTAGCTGCTAAAGTGGGTGACCGTCCAGGTGGATACACTCGTATCATTAAAGTTGGAAATCGTTTAGGAGATAATGCTGATATGGCAATGATCGAACTTGTAGATTTTAACGAACTTTACAATGGTGGTAAAAAAGAAGTTAAAAAAGCAAAAAGCCGTCGTGGTGCTAAAACTAAGAAGGCAGATGAAGCTACCGAAGCTGCAGCTGCTGAAACAGAAACTACTACTGACGCTGCTGAATAA
- a CDS encoding DNA-directed RNA polymerase subunit alpha, with translation MAIFNFQKPDKVIMIDSTDFEGKFEFRPLEPGYGLTVGNALRRVLLSALEGYAITSVRIEGVDHEFSTIPGVVEDVTEIILNLKQVRFKRQIEDIDNEAVTISVSGKDQLTAGDFQKFLSGFQVLNPELVICNLDSKIKLNFDLTIEKGRGYVPAEENKKQNAAIGTIFTDSIFTPVKNVKYAIENFRVEQKTDYEKLVFEIKTDGSINPKDALTEAAKVLIHHFMLFSDERITLEADEIAQTESYDEESLHMRQLLKTKLVDMDLSVRALNCLKAAEVDTLGDLVSFNKNDLMKFRNFGKKSLTELDELVAVKNLNFGMDLAKYKLDKE, from the coding sequence ATGGCAATATTTAATTTTCAGAAGCCCGATAAAGTTATCATGATCGATTCAACCGATTTTGAAGGTAAATTTGAGTTTAGACCTTTAGAACCTGGTTACGGATTGACTGTTGGTAATGCACTTAGAAGAGTTTTGCTTTCAGCATTAGAAGGTTATGCAATTACATCTGTTCGCATTGAAGGTGTAGATCATGAGTTTTCTACTATTCCAGGAGTTGTTGAAGACGTTACCGAAATCATTCTTAATCTAAAACAAGTACGTTTCAAACGTCAAATTGAAGATATAGATAATGAAGCAGTTACTATTTCTGTTTCAGGTAAAGATCAATTAACAGCTGGTGATTTTCAAAAATTTCTTTCAGGTTTCCAAGTTCTGAATCCAGAACTAGTTATCTGTAATTTAGATAGTAAAATCAAACTGAATTTCGATTTAACAATCGAAAAAGGTAGAGGATATGTTCCTGCTGAGGAGAATAAAAAACAGAATGCTGCAATTGGAACTATTTTTACTGATTCAATTTTTACTCCGGTAAAAAATGTAAAATATGCTATTGAAAACTTCCGTGTAGAGCAAAAAACAGATTATGAAAAATTAGTTTTTGAAATTAAAACTGATGGTTCTATCAATCCAAAAGATGCTCTTACTGAAGCTGCAAAAGTTCTAATTCACCACTTCATGTTGTTCTCTGATGAAAGAATTACACTTGAGGCTGACGAAATTGCACAAACAGAATCGTATGATGAAGAATCATTACATATGAGACAATTGCTTAAAACTAAGCTTGTAGATATGGATCTTTCTGTGAGAGCATTAAATTGTTTGAAAGCGGCTGAAGTTGATACACTTGGTGATTTAGTATCGTTCAATAAAAATGACCTAATGAAATTCCGTAATTTTGGTAAAAAATCTTTAACTGAACTTGATGAACTTGTTGCAGTTAAAAATTTAAACTTCGGTATGGACTTAGCCAAATACAAATTAGATAAAGAATAA
- the rpsD gene encoding 30S ribosomal protein S4, translated as MARYTGPKTRIARKFGEAIFGDDKAFERRSYPPGQHGMAKKRGKKSEYAIQLMEKQKAKYSYGILEKQFRGLFKKASATKGVTGEVLLQLCEARLDNVVFRMGIAPSRRGARQLVSHRHITVNGDVVNIASYHLKPGDKVAVREKSKSLEAIERSLSNSSHVYEWITWNNDVKEGTFVSVPARLQIPENIKEQLIVELYNK; from the coding sequence ATGGCAAGATATACTGGTCCAAAAACTAGAATTGCTCGTAAATTTGGCGAAGCAATATTCGGAGACGATAAAGCATTTGAAAGAAGAAGTTACCCACCTGGACAACACGGGATGGCTAAAAAAAGAGGTAAAAAATCTGAGTATGCAATCCAGTTAATGGAAAAGCAAAAAGCTAAATATTCGTACGGAATTTTAGAAAAACAATTCAGAGGTTTATTTAAAAAAGCATCAGCTACTAAAGGTGTTACTGGTGAAGTTCTTTTGCAATTATGTGAAGCAAGATTAGATAACGTAGTTTTTAGAATGGGTATTGCTCCTTCTAGAAGAGGTGCTAGACAATTAGTTTCTCATAGACATATTACTGTAAATGGTGATGTTGTTAATATCGCATCTTACCACCTTAAACCAGGTGACAAAGTTGCAGTTCGTGAAAAATCTAAATCTTTAGAGGCTATCGAACGTTCTTTATCTAATTCAAGTCATGTTTATGAGTGGATTACTTGGAACAATGACGTCAAAGAAGGTACTTTTGTTTCTGTACCAGCTAGACTTCAAATTCCAGAAAATATTAAAGAACAATTAATCGTAGAGTTGTACAACAAATAA
- the rpsK gene encoding 30S ribosomal protein S11, producing MAKATAKKRKVIVESTGEAHISATFNNIIISLTNKKGEVISWSSAGKMGFRGSKKNTPYAAQMAAEDCSKVALEAGLKKVKVYVKGPGNGRESAIRSLHNGGIEVTEIIDVTPMPHNGCRPPKRRRV from the coding sequence ATGGCTAAAGCAACTGCAAAAAAACGTAAAGTTATCGTTGAATCAACGGGAGAAGCTCATATTTCTGCTACTTTTAACAATATCATCATTTCTTTAACAAACAAAAAAGGTGAAGTTATTTCTTGGTCTTCAGCTGGAAAAATGGGTTTTAGAGGTTCTAAAAAGAACACTCCATACGCAGCCCAAATGGCAGCAGAAGATTGTAGTAAAGTAGCTCTTGAAGCTGGATTGAAAAAAGTTAAGGTTTATGTAAAAGGACCAGGAAACGGACGTGAGTCTGCTATCCGTTCTTTACATAACGGTGGAATTGAAGTTACAGAGATTATCGATGTTACTCCAATGCCTCACAACGGATGTCGTCCTCCAAAAAGACGTAGAGTTTAA
- the rpsM gene encoding 30S ribosomal protein S13 encodes MARIAGVDIPKNKRGVIALTYIFGLGKSRAIEILEKAQVSQDKKVQDWNDDEIGAIREAVGVFKIEGELRSEVSLNIKRLMDIGCYRGIRHRSGLPLRGQRTKNNSRTRKGKRKTVANKKKATK; translated from the coding sequence ATGGCAAGAATAGCAGGGGTAGATATCCCAAAAAACAAGAGAGGTGTTATAGCACTTACCTATATCTTTGGATTAGGAAAAAGTAGAGCTATTGAGATTTTAGAAAAAGCTCAAGTAAGCCAAGATAAAAAAGTTCAAGATTGGAATGACGACGAAATCGGAGCAATTCGTGAAGCTGTTGGAGTTTTCAAAATTGAAGGAGAATTACGTTCTGAAGTTTCTTTAAACATCAAACGTTTAATGGATATTGGATGTTATAGAGGTATCCGTCATAGATCTGGTCTTCCGTTAAGAGGACAAAGAACTAAAAACAACTCTAGAACTAGAAAAGGTAAAAGAAAAACTGTTGCTAACAAGAAAAAAGCAACTAAATAA
- the ykgO gene encoding type B 50S ribosomal protein L36 has product MKVRASVKKRSPECKIVRRKGRLYVINKKNPRFKQRQG; this is encoded by the coding sequence ATGAAAGTTAGAGCTTCAGTAAAAAAGAGAAGTCCCGAGTGCAAAATTGTGCGAAGAAAAGGGAGATTGTACGTAATAAACAAAAAGAATCCTAGATTTAAACAAAGACAAGGATAA
- the infA gene encoding translation initiation factor IF-1 — protein MAKQSAIEQDGSIIEALSNAMFRVELENGHIVIAHISGKMRMHYIKLLPGDKVKLEMSPYDLSKARITYRY, from the coding sequence ATGGCAAAACAATCAGCAATAGAACAAGACGGTTCAATAATTGAAGCATTATCAAATGCTATGTTCCGTGTAGAGTTAGAGAATGGACATATAGTAATCGCCCATATATCTGGAAAAATGCGTATGCATTACATCAAATTATTACCTGGTGATAAAGTGAAACTAGAAATGAGCCCTTACGATTTGTCAAAAGCAAGAATTACTTATAGATATTAA
- the secY gene encoding preprotein translocase subunit SecY gives MKKIIESISNVWKIEELKNRILITLGILLVYRFGAHVTLPGIDATQLTSLAGQTKNGIGSILDMFTGGAFSKASVFALGIMPYISASIVVQLMGIAIPYLQKLQSDGESGRKKINQITRWLTIAITLVQGPTYIYNLYRTLPGNAFLLGFNSFEFLFSSVVILVTGTIFAMWLGEKITDKGIGNGISLLIMVGILARLPEAFIQEATSRITNNNGGPMLLIIEIIVWLLVIICCVLLVMAVRKIPVQYARRTTSGDFEQDMLNGNRQWIPLKLNASGVMPIIFAQAIMFIPAALAGLSKSDASQSVVGAFSNMFGFWYNLVFATLIIVFTFFYTAITVPTNKMSDDLKRSGGFIPGIRPGVETSDYLDKVMSLITFPGSLFLALIAVFPAIIVSIMDVQQSWAMFFGGTSLIIMVGVAIDTMQQINSYLLNRHYDGLMKSGKNRKAVA, from the coding sequence ATGAAGAAAATTATAGAATCAATAAGTAATGTTTGGAAAATTGAGGAACTAAAAAACAGAATCTTAATAACTTTAGGAATTCTTTTAGTTTATCGTTTTGGAGCTCACGTTACACTTCCAGGAATTGACGCAACTCAATTAACAAGTTTAGCTGGTCAAACCAAAAATGGTATCGGATCTATTTTAGATATGTTTACTGGAGGTGCTTTTTCTAAAGCTTCCGTTTTTGCCTTGGGCATAATGCCATATATTTCTGCTTCTATTGTTGTTCAGTTAATGGGGATTGCAATTCCTTATTTGCAAAAACTTCAGAGTGATGGAGAAAGCGGTAGAAAAAAGATTAATCAAATTACTCGTTGGTTGACAATTGCAATTACGTTAGTTCAAGGTCCAACTTATATCTATAATTTGTATAGAACATTACCTGGTAATGCATTTTTACTAGGGTTCAATTCATTCGAATTTTTGTTTTCATCAGTGGTTATTTTAGTTACAGGTACAATATTTGCCATGTGGTTAGGAGAAAAAATTACTGATAAGGGAATTGGAAATGGAATATCATTATTGATTATGGTTGGTATTTTGGCTAGATTGCCAGAGGCTTTTATTCAAGAGGCGACAAGTAGGATTACTAATAATAATGGTGGTCCAATGTTGTTGATTATTGAAATCATCGTTTGGTTATTAGTTATTATTTGTTGTGTATTACTTGTTATGGCTGTTAGGAAAATTCCTGTACAGTATGCGCGTCGTACAACTTCAGGTGATTTCGAACAAGACATGTTGAATGGTAACAGACAATGGATTCCTCTGAAGCTTAATGCTTCAGGAGTTATGCCAATCATCTTTGCTCAAGCAATTATGTTTATACCAGCTGCTTTAGCCGGTTTGTCAAAATCTGATGCATCACAGTCTGTAGTTGGTGCTTTTAGTAACATGTTTGGTTTTTGGTATAATTTAGTATTTGCAACTTTAATAATTGTATTTACTTTCTTTTACACAGCCATTACTGTTCCTACTAATAAAATGTCGGACGATTTGAAGAGAAGCGGTGGTTTTATTCCAGGGATTCGTCCAGGAGTTGAAACTTCTGATTATCTTGACAAAGTGATGTCTTTAATAACTTTTCCAGGATCTTTATTTCTAGCTCTAATTGCTGTGTTCCCAGCAATAATTGTAAGTATAATGGATGTACAGCAATCTTGGGCAATGTTTTTTGGAGGTACTTCATTAATAATTATGGTTGGTGTTGCCATCGATACAATGCAGCAAATCAATTCATATTTGTTGAATAGACATTATGATGGTTTAATGAAAAGTGGAAAAAATAGAAAAGCAGTAGCTTAA
- the rplO gene encoding 50S ribosomal protein L15, translating into MNLSNLQPAEGSTHNQNKRLGRGEGSGKGGTSARGHKGAKSRSGYSKKIGFEGGQMPLQRRVPKFGFTNINRKDYEGVNLDTLQLLVDNGVIKDTVDMTVYVANRLATKNEIVKILGRGELTAKLKVTAHKFTATAKAAIEAAGGEAVTM; encoded by the coding sequence ATGAATTTAAGTAACTTACAACCTGCTGAAGGTTCTACACACAATCAAAATAAAAGATTAGGTAGAGGAGAAGGTTCTGGAAAAGGTGGTACTTCTGCAAGAGGACACAAAGGAGCAAAATCTCGTTCTGGTTATTCTAAAAAGATTGGATTTGAAGGTGGGCAAATGCCACTTCAAAGACGTGTGCCTAAGTTTGGTTTCACAAACATCAATCGTAAAGATTACGAAGGTGTAAATCTTGATACACTTCAACTATTAGTTGATAATGGTGTTATTAAAGATACTGTTGATATGACAGTTTATGTTGCTAATCGTTTAGCTACTAAAAATGAAATCGTTAAGATTTTAGGTAGAGGTGAATTGACAGCAAAATTAAAAGTAACCGCTCACAAATTTACTGCTACTGCAAAAGCTGCTATTGAAGCTGCTGGTGGAGAAGCGGTAACAATGTAA
- the rpmD gene encoding 50S ribosomal protein L30, translating into MAKLLVKQVRSKINCPLTQKRGLEALGLRKMGQVVEHDSNPTILGMINKVKHLVSVEETK; encoded by the coding sequence ATGGCTAAATTATTAGTAAAACAAGTTAGAAGCAAAATCAACTGTCCGCTTACTCAAAAAAGAGGATTAGAAGCTTTAGGTCTACGTAAAATGGGACAAGTTGTAGAGCATGATTCAAATCCTACAATCCTTGGTATGATAAATAAAGTTAAACACTTAGTTTCTGTTGAAGAAACTAAATAA
- the rpsE gene encoding 30S ribosomal protein S5, with protein MSNSKYKNVELVKPSGLELKDRLVSVNRVTKVTKGGRAFGFSAIVVVGDENGVVGHGLGKSKDVSEAIAKAVEDAKKNLVKIPLNGLSVPHEQKGKFGGARVFLIPASHGTGVIAGGAVRSVLESVGIHDVLSKSQGSSNPHNVVKATFDALLQMRSAYAVAKQRGISLEKVFKG; from the coding sequence ATGTCTAATAGTAAATACAAGAATGTAGAGTTAGTAAAACCAAGTGGTCTTGAATTAAAAGATCGTTTGGTAAGTGTAAATCGTGTTACTAAGGTTACAAAGGGTGGTAGAGCTTTTGGTTTTTCTGCTATTGTAGTTGTAGGTGATGAAAATGGAGTAGTTGGACATGGTTTAGGGAAATCTAAAGACGTTTCTGAAGCAATTGCGAAGGCAGTAGAAGATGCTAAGAAAAATCTAGTTAAGATTCCTTTGAATGGTCTTTCAGTTCCTCACGAACAAAAAGGTAAATTTGGTGGTGCACGTGTATTTTTAATTCCTGCCTCTCATGGTACAGGAGTTATTGCTGGTGGAGCTGTTCGTTCAGTTCTTGAGTCAGTAGGGATTCATGATGTATTATCTAAATCACAAGGATCTTCAAATCCTCACAACGTAGTAAAAGCAACTTTTGATGCTTTATTACAAATGAGAAGTGCTTATGCTGTTGCAAAACAAAGAGGTATTTCTTTAGAAAAAGTTTTTAAAGGTTAA
- the rplR gene encoding 50S ribosomal protein L18, translated as MSLTKPERRQRIRFRIRKTISGTATNPRLSVFRSNKEIYAQLIDDVNGVTLLAASSREKEIGNGTNIEVATAVGKLVAEKALKAGIEVVTFDRGGYLYHGRIKSLAEGARAAGLKF; from the coding sequence ATGTCATTAACAAAACCTGAAAGAAGACAAAGAATTAGATTCAGAATTAGAAAAACGATTAGTGGTACTGCTACAAATCCAAGACTTTCTGTATTTAGAAGTAACAAAGAAATTTACGCTCAACTTATTGATGACGTAAACGGTGTTACTTTACTAGCAGCTTCTTCAAGAGAAAAAGAAATAGGTAACGGTACGAATATCGAAGTGGCTACAGCAGTTGGAAAACTAGTTGCTGAAAAAGCTTTAAAAGCCGGAATAGAGGTAGTAACTTTCGATAGAGGAGGTTATTTATATCACGGTCGTATTAAATCATTAGCGGAAGGCGCAAGAGCGGCTGGACTTAAATTCTAA
- the rplF gene encoding 50S ribosomal protein L6, whose protein sequence is MSRIGKSPVTIPAGVTIEVANGIITVKGKNGQLTQEFSDVTVTVEGDQVQVERSSDHKDQRAKHGLYRSLINNMIIGVTEGFTKSLELVGVGYRASNQGQKLDLALGFSHNIVLEIAPEVTLETISEKGKNPIVKLTSFDKQLLGQVAAKIRGFRKPEPYKGKGVKFVGEVLRRKAGKSA, encoded by the coding sequence ATGTCAAGAATAGGTAAAAGTCCAGTAACAATACCAGCGGGAGTAACAATTGAAGTTGCAAACGGTATTATTACAGTAAAAGGAAAAAATGGTCAACTAACTCAGGAGTTTTCGGACGTTACTGTTACGGTTGAAGGCGATCAAGTTCAAGTTGAAAGATCGTCGGATCACAAAGACCAAAGAGCAAAGCACGGTTTGTACAGATCTTTAATCAATAATATGATTATCGGTGTTACAGAAGGTTTTACTAAGTCTTTAGAGTTGGTTGGAGTTGGTTATAGAGCTTCAAATCAAGGACAAAAATTAGATTTAGCACTTGGATTCTCTCACAATATTGTTTTAGAAATTGCTCCTGAAGTTACTTTAGAAACAATCTCTGAAAAAGGTAAGAACCCTATAGTTAAATTAACATCATTTGACAAACAACTTTTAGGTCAGGTAGCTGCGAAAATTAGAGGTTTCCGTAAGCCTGAGCCTTATAAAGGAAAAGGTGTTAAATTTGTAGGTGAAGTATTAAGAAGAAAAGCAGGTAAATCAGCTTAA